TTTTACCGTTTTATTCCTGTTACTCATAGGTTGGCTTGGTGGGCCAATGCTATGGATTCCTGTTGGTGTTATGGCTTTTGTATTGTTGGTCAGTTTGGTGATGAAAAAGCGCATCGCAGATACGTTTGAGCATACCAGTCAACTTTCGATGCAAAAGCAAGCCCAGCTGTTTGATAACATCACTAATTTGTCCGAAATAAAGCAGTTTAACGCCCAGCGAAACGTTCAGAGTCGTTGGGAGAAAACTTCCCTTCAATTGTCTCAATGGCAAGTTCGCTCTCGATTCTTTTCTAACATTGTCAGCCATACGATTCAGTCGAGTCAGCATATCGTTACGGTCGGGCTCATTATTGTCGGTGTGCATCTGATTATTGCAGGCGAGCTAACGATGGGCGGTCTCATAGCGACAGTGATGCTCAGTGGCCGCGCGGCAGGTTCGGTTAACCAGATCTCTATGCTGCTGCTTCGCTACCAGCAAACCAAAGCGGCGGTAGAGAGTGTCAGTGGTGTGATGGAACTACCTCAAGAGCAAGATGAAGCCCAAGTGCTCTCAAGTGGAGAGGTGAAAGGCAATATTGAACTACATCAACTCTCTTTTCACTATCCAGCCTGTGAAGGCGTTGCACTGAAAGAGATCAACCTGACGATTACTGCCGGAGAGAAGATAGGGTTAATAGGGCCGTCTGGTGCTGGCAAGTCAACTTTACTCGCGCTTCTGGCGCGCCAGTATTGTCCCTCTTCTGGACAAATCGCCTTTGAAGGTGTGGATGCGAGATTATGGCCCCTGCCACTGTTACGACAAGGTATCGGCTGGGCGGGACAATCACCTATTCTGTTACAGGGTAGCGTATTTGAAAATCTATTGCTCGGCCAACAAGAGGTTGATGAAGCGTCTTTGAAATACGCTCTGGAAACGTCAGGTTTAGCGTACATTATCCCACGATTAGAAAAGGGGCTTGAAACACAGGTCGGTGAGTTAGGACGAAATGTGTCAGGTGGTCAGCGACAAGCGATATCTTTAGCGCGTGCATTTTACAATAAACCTAAGTTGATGCTACTTGATGAGCCAACAACCTCGCTTGATCAGGCGATCGAAAATCATTTTCTCAAATCTTTTTCTACCTTGGATACTAATACAACCTGTGTTGTGAGCTCCCATAGCCGAAGTTTGCTCCAGTTGTGTGATCGTATAGTAGTGATGGATGGTGGTCGTATTGTCTCGGTGGGCACACCGGATGAGATTCTTGTTAGTGGCGGCCGCTCAAGAGTTAGGAATGTCAGTATCGTCCATCAGGAGGTGAAGTCATGAGTCAGCAAGTCGCCTGGTCAAATTACGCTCACGCACAGCGCTCCCGCAAACTGGTGTGGATTGTAGCAGTTTTGGTGGTTTGCATTATTGGTTGGGCAAGCTTGGCAAAACTCGATGAGGTGATAATCGGCACAGGGAAAGTCGTTCCAACAGACTCAGTGCAAACCATACAGAGTCTTGAGGGCGGTATTATTCGCCAAATAAGCGTGGTTCAAGGGCAAACCGTTGAAAAAGGGGATCCATTAGTTGTTCTCGACAACACACGTTTTAAAGCGGCGTTTGAAGAGTCACAGTCACAGATTGATTCCTTAAATGCTCAACAACTGCAACTGAGGTTAGAGCTCGATAGTGTATTGATTGATGCTTCTCAAAAGCGCTGGGAAGATCAGGTACAAGTCGATGTGTTGGATTTCCCATTAAGTGCTGAACCGTCACAAATCCAATTAAACGCTATGGATAATTACTTAGCACGCTTAGCTCAGCTCAAGGTGGAGTTAGAAGAAGCTGAGCTGCGTATCGTGCAGCAGCAACAGGTTCTGCAAGATGCGCAACTCAACCTGCGAACTCAACAAAACAGCGTTGCCATTGTTAAGCGAGAGATGGACATGCTGGAGGATGTTGTGGCGAGTGGTGCAGTTGCAGAAGTGGAACTACTGAAACTCAAAAGAGATATGATCTCGCTGCAAGGAGAGATATCGAGCACACGAACTTTTATCCAAAAGCAGCAAGCAACGTTGACCGAATCCATCGCAGATTATCGAAGTCTTGCACAGAATTTTCGCTCGACCGCTCGCTCAGAAATTAATGAGGTTGAAAGTCGACTCGATCAGCTAGGGGAAAGCCAGTTTGCGATCAAAGATCAACTCAACCGCACCGTGATGGTGGCGCCCGTGTCAGGGACAGTCAAAGAAGTGTTCATACGAACGCAAGGCGGGGTTGCGAAACCCGGTGAACCGATCCTCGAGATCGTACCCAAAAATAGTAACTTGATCATAGAAACGAAAATTAATCCTCGTGATATTGCGTTTATTACTAATGACTTGAATGCAATGGTTAAATTCTCTGCCTATGATTTTGTTATCTATGGGGGAGTTGAAGGGAAAGTCGTGTATGTCAGTGCTGATGCACTACAAGATGAAGAGGGTGAGACCTTTTACCGTGCCCACGTCGAACTAGACCCAGATAACAACACATTCGATGTCATTCCTGGAATGCAAGCCAGTGTCGATATTCTTACAGGTAAAAAGACCGTCCTCCAATATTGGCTAAAACCAGTGTTGAGAGCAAAGGAAAATGCGCTCAGAGAGCGATAAAGGAGAATCATGAAACCTGTCAAAACGTTATGTTGCACAATAATGCTCGGGAGTACGCTCGCGTCTGGTGTAGCGTCAGCGTTAACGTTAGAAGAATCCGTGGCCTTTGCCATAGACTACAGTCCCGAAGTCTTAGGGCAATACGCTCGTTATCAGTCGGTCATTCGTCAACAAGACTCGATTCGGGGTAACTATTTACCTCAAGTCAATCTTTACGGTGCAATTGGTCAAGAGCAGATATGGACATCAAGTGACGTTGATATTGATGATAATGGAACACGTAGTGAGATTGGTTTGAAAGTCTCGCAGCTCATTTTCGATGGTTTTGCTACTACGTCAGATATTGATCGTTTGGGCTACGAGGCAGAGTCAGAGCGCCTTACATTAATTTCCCGATCCGAAAACGTGGCATTGGATGTCGCTCGTATCTACCTAGAGTTGCTAAAAGCTCAAACGGTACTGGAACTCACTGACAGAAATGTACGCGAGCACGAAGAAATTTATGCGGATATTGAAGACAAAGTGGCCAAAGGTTTAAGTAGCCAATCTGATTTAGCTCAAGTGGCGGCACGTGTTGCAACGAGTAAGACGTCCTATATATCTGCTTTGAACAATCTATCTGATTTACAAGCGCAATATCGTACACTTGTCGGTCGCAACGTCAGTGGGCTGACCTCTCCCAAATTTGACCAAGGTCTAATTCCAAGCTCTCTTGCAGTAGCACAAAAGCAGGCTGTAGAGAACCATCCAGAAATTCGAGCTGCTATTGTTGATATGGATGCGGCTCGCAAAGAGATGAAACGAGAAAAGGGGGGCTATTACCCTGAGGTTCGTCTTGAAGGATATGCCAACCGTAATGACAATGTCGGGGGTGAGCTTAATGGTTTAGACGAAGATGCTCGTATCATGCTTGTCGTTGACTATGACTTATTTAATGGGTTTTCTACTAATGCCAACGTCGAAGCTTCTGCATGGCGAGCTGAAGAAGCAAGAGCTATACGTCTAAGAGCCGATAGAGAAGTACGTGAAGGCACTGAACTCGCTTGGAATGCCTATAGTATGCTCGACCAACAACTCGATCTGTTAAAACAAAATGTCGATGCAGCGAAAATTGCTGAAGTCGGTTATTTGCAGCAATTCAATGTAGGACGCAGAAGTCTTCTTGATGTTTTAGATTCTAAAGTCGAGGTGTTTCTCGCACGGCAAAACTATGTGAACACGCTCTATGATCACTCCTTTGCTGCGTATCGATTACTAAATGCGATGGGGATACTGACTTACGCACTTCGTGTCGAGCATCCTCAAGAGTGGCAAGAGGAGGCGAAATAATGAGACTGATTGTTTTAGCTTTACTTGCAGGTGTGATGTTAGTGGGTTGCGCTCAAGAGCCAGATATCACCATGACACGTCACCAAATTGATGATCTGCGTGACGATGACGGAGATGG
This genomic interval from Vibrio agarivorans contains the following:
- a CDS encoding TolC family outer membrane protein encodes the protein MKPVKTLCCTIMLGSTLASGVASALTLEESVAFAIDYSPEVLGQYARYQSVIRQQDSIRGNYLPQVNLYGAIGQEQIWTSSDVDIDDNGTRSEIGLKVSQLIFDGFATTSDIDRLGYEAESERLTLISRSENVALDVARIYLELLKAQTVLELTDRNVREHEEIYADIEDKVAKGLSSQSDLAQVAARVATSKTSYISALNNLSDLQAQYRTLVGRNVSGLTSPKFDQGLIPSSLAVAQKQAVENHPEIRAAIVDMDAARKEMKREKGGYYPEVRLEGYANRNDNVGGELNGLDEDARIMLVVDYDLFNGFSTNANVEASAWRAEEARAIRLRADREVREGTELAWNAYSMLDQQLDLLKQNVDAAKIAEVGYLQQFNVGRRSLLDVLDSKVEVFLARQNYVNTLYDHSFAAYRLLNAMGILTYALRVEHPQEWQEEAK
- a CDS encoding HlyD family type I secretion periplasmic adaptor subunit, with amino-acid sequence MSQQVAWSNYAHAQRSRKLVWIVAVLVVCIIGWASLAKLDEVIIGTGKVVPTDSVQTIQSLEGGIIRQISVVQGQTVEKGDPLVVLDNTRFKAAFEESQSQIDSLNAQQLQLRLELDSVLIDASQKRWEDQVQVDVLDFPLSAEPSQIQLNAMDNYLARLAQLKVELEEAELRIVQQQQVLQDAQLNLRTQQNSVAIVKREMDMLEDVVASGAVAEVELLKLKRDMISLQGEISSTRTFIQKQQATLTESIADYRSLAQNFRSTARSEINEVESRLDQLGESQFAIKDQLNRTVMVAPVSGTVKEVFIRTQGGVAKPGEPILEIVPKNSNLIIETKINPRDIAFITNDLNAMVKFSAYDFVIYGGVEGKVVYVSADALQDEEGETFYRAHVELDPDNNTFDVIPGMQASVDILTGKKTVLQYWLKPVLRAKENALRER
- a CDS encoding type I secretion system permease/ATPase; this translates as MGKDVKNVQNNLVQWLAQQFGVRSHSSQFEQDLPADLNSHSVDYWLRVCDNMQIEATLFSLEQAKKMSSPCILLFEHRCLMCEALPSLGKGRFFDGEEEHQLELNDLNLDDVKSVIVLAAKQRENDTSSHSAKWLFSVLREVRPWYRDLLIASFVINLLALVIPLFTMNVYDRVVPNQATETLWVLVVAVVVVLIFEWVLKESRSSITDMAGQYVDNKLSAILFQRVLGMKLENRPQSIGSFTRQIQDFDSVRDFFTSATLVTLVDLPFTVLFLLLIGWLGGPMLWIPVGVMAFVLLVSLVMKKRIADTFEHTSQLSMQKQAQLFDNITNLSEIKQFNAQRNVQSRWEKTSLQLSQWQVRSRFFSNIVSHTIQSSQHIVTVGLIIVGVHLIIAGELTMGGLIATVMLSGRAAGSVNQISMLLLRYQQTKAAVESVSGVMELPQEQDEAQVLSSGEVKGNIELHQLSFHYPACEGVALKEINLTITAGEKIGLIGPSGAGKSTLLALLARQYCPSSGQIAFEGVDARLWPLPLLRQGIGWAGQSPILLQGSVFENLLLGQQEVDEASLKYALETSGLAYIIPRLEKGLETQVGELGRNVSGGQRQAISLARAFYNKPKLMLLDEPTTSLDQAIENHFLKSFSTLDTNTTCVVSSHSRSLLQLCDRIVVMDGGRIVSVGTPDEILVSGGRSRVRNVSIVHQEVKS